A DNA window from Iodobacter ciconiae contains the following coding sequences:
- the serS gene encoding serine--tRNA ligase — protein sequence MLDINLLRTDLENVAARLASRKFILDVSAFSALENERKSLQTRTQDLQAKKNASSKLIGQAKAKGEEVSAIMAEVASLGDELKAAETALAALQEKINDMLLSMPNLPHESVPVGKDETENEEVLRWGTPRVFDFEIKDHVDLGGPLGLDFETGAKLSGARFTTLKGGIARLHRALAQFMLNTHTLEHGYEEVYTPFLVSAACMVGTGQLPKFEEDLFKVNRPDAEPLYLIPTAEVPVTNFVRDSIVKLEDLPMKFTAHTPCFRSEAGAYGRDVRGLIRQHQFEKVELVQIVHPDESLNTLEILTGHAETILQKLELPYRKVNLCTGDMGFGSQKTYDLEVWLPAQNTYREISSCSSMGAFQARRMQARFKNEQGKNELVHTLNGSGLAVGRTLVAVLENYQNADGSITIPAVLRPYMGGLEILK from the coding sequence ATGCTCGATATCAACTTACTCCGTACCGACCTGGAAAATGTGGCGGCACGTCTTGCCAGCCGCAAATTTATTCTTGATGTAAGTGCTTTTTCTGCACTGGAAAATGAACGAAAATCACTACAAACCCGCACCCAGGACTTACAAGCCAAGAAAAATGCCAGCTCCAAGCTAATTGGCCAGGCCAAAGCCAAGGGTGAAGAGGTATCGGCCATCATGGCAGAGGTCGCCAGCCTTGGGGACGAGCTCAAAGCAGCGGAAACTGCACTGGCGGCACTACAAGAAAAAATCAATGATATGCTGCTGTCTATGCCAAATCTGCCGCATGAATCCGTGCCGGTTGGTAAAGATGAAACTGAAAACGAAGAAGTCCTGCGCTGGGGAACTCCCCGCGTGTTTGATTTTGAAATCAAAGATCACGTTGATCTGGGCGGCCCGCTGGGCCTTGACTTTGAAACCGGTGCAAAATTATCCGGCGCACGCTTTACCACACTAAAGGGAGGCATTGCCCGCCTGCACCGCGCGCTCGCCCAATTTATGCTTAACACCCATACACTGGAGCATGGCTACGAAGAGGTTTACACCCCTTTTCTGGTCAGCGCTGCATGCATGGTAGGTACAGGGCAGTTACCAAAATTTGAAGAAGACCTGTTCAAAGTAAATCGCCCCGATGCCGAGCCACTCTACCTGATCCCTACCGCTGAAGTACCTGTCACTAACTTTGTACGCGACAGCATCGTAAAACTTGAAGATTTACCAATGAAATTCACCGCACATACTCCATGCTTCCGTTCCGAAGCAGGCGCTTATGGCCGCGATGTGCGTGGATTAATTCGTCAACATCAGTTTGAAAAAGTAGAGCTGGTACAAATTGTTCACCCGGATGAATCGCTCAACACACTGGAAATTCTGACGGGACACGCAGAAACTATCTTGCAAAAGCTCGAATTGCCTTACCGGAAAGTAAACCTCTGTACCGGTGATATGGGGTTTGGATCACAAAAAACTTACGATCTGGAAGTATGGTTACCTGCACAGAATACTTACCGCGAGATTTCAAGCTGCTCCAGCATGGGTGCTTTCCAGGCTCGCCGCATGCAGGCCCGCTTCAAGAATGAACAGGGCAAGAACGAGCTTGTTCACACTCTGAATGGCTCGGGCCTCGCCGTAGGCCGTACCCTGGTTGCCGTATTAGAAAACTATCAGAATGCAGATGGCAGTATCACCATACCTGCCGTACTACGCCCTTATATGGGGGGGTTGGAAATATTAAAATAA
- a CDS encoding [protein-PII] uridylyltransferase: MRPVNAIRASYAADKAALHQRFDTPSEALPLLGELTQLTDHTLSELWGRHQFIDEVLLVAVGGYGRGELFPYSDVDLLILLPDLPSTALLEKLEVFVGELWDIGLEVGHSVRTTADCMHEAEKDITVQTAILEARLLVGSLERFNEFYATVHRYIDTKEFFEAKLLEQQARYGRFQNATYNLEPNIKEAPGGLRDLHLIGWIAASQGLGRDWHALAQLKMLTDEEIIKLENAERVLRAYRIQLHWRAKRREDRILFDYQHTLASDFKFEDSEKGSIRLRASEALMATYYRSARIISQLAPLLLEALKARIFSQVGIEIRPINEFFQLRGSSIEITAPDVFQRQPSAILELFWQLERLRDSRDISPATLRALWHARSSIDDNFRRNFVNQQLFINIFREPRGLTRVLRRMNQYGVLGRFIPEFGQIVGRMQHDLFHVYTVDEHTLMVLRNVRRFAVNAFTHEYPMCSRLLAEFERPEVLYLAALFHDIGKGRGGDHSLLGKEIAAKWCASMPLPGEDAQLITWLVEHHLTMSAVAQKQDVYDPETIQAFASWVGDQRKLTAIYLLTVADIRGTSPKVWNAWKAKLLEDLFKATQRLLSSQNTSTRSLLEERQDEALRLIRLHGLRQEAHEEFWKVLDTVYFLRHDAKEIAWHTRMLFSRTSTNKPIVCARLSESGEGLQVMVYSVDKNDLFAQICSFFERAGYTIFDAHIHTTQHNYALDSFYVYIPDNRVDNYRDLIAYIEFELGQQLEKEQPLPSVRKSRISRQLKHFPIQPHVMIRADERGKYHVLSIAAGDRTGLLSTIARVLAKNRIEIQSAKIMTLGERAEDNFLISGELLKDQHASRVLEAELLHAIHEH, from the coding sequence ATGCGCCCTGTTAATGCCATTCGAGCGTCTTATGCTGCTGATAAAGCGGCCTTACACCAACGCTTTGATACACCAAGCGAAGCCCTGCCGCTGCTGGGCGAGCTGACACAGCTGACAGACCACACCTTAAGCGAGCTATGGGGTAGGCATCAGTTTATTGATGAAGTGCTACTAGTTGCCGTTGGGGGCTACGGGCGAGGCGAGCTGTTTCCTTATTCCGATGTCGATTTATTGATTTTATTGCCCGATCTGCCTTCGACTGCTCTTTTGGAAAAGCTGGAAGTCTTTGTGGGGGAACTTTGGGATATTGGCCTGGAAGTAGGCCATTCGGTACGCACCACCGCCGATTGCATGCACGAGGCTGAAAAAGATATCACAGTACAAACGGCTATTTTGGAAGCGCGACTTTTAGTCGGCAGCCTTGAGCGCTTTAACGAATTTTATGCCACCGTACACCGTTATATCGATACCAAGGAATTCTTTGAAGCCAAATTACTAGAGCAGCAGGCGCGGTATGGCCGCTTTCAAAACGCCACTTATAATCTTGAGCCCAATATTAAAGAAGCGCCGGGTGGCTTACGCGATTTACATTTAATTGGCTGGATTGCCGCCAGCCAGGGTTTAGGCCGCGACTGGCATGCTTTGGCACAGCTTAAAATGCTGACCGATGAAGAAATCATTAAATTAGAAAATGCCGAGCGGGTATTACGCGCCTATCGTATTCAATTGCACTGGCGGGCCAAACGCCGTGAAGATCGTATTCTTTTTGATTACCAGCACACGCTCGCCAGCGATTTTAAATTTGAAGACAGCGAAAAAGGCTCGATACGCCTCAGAGCCAGCGAAGCGCTGATGGCCACCTATTACCGCTCTGCCCGTATTATCAGCCAGCTTGCGCCTTTATTATTAGAAGCCCTGAAAGCGCGTATTTTTTCGCAGGTTGGCATTGAGATTCGCCCGATTAATGAATTCTTTCAATTACGTGGCTCGTCGATTGAAATCACCGCCCCCGATGTATTTCAGCGCCAGCCTTCCGCCATCTTAGAACTATTCTGGCAATTAGAGCGTTTACGAGACTCCAGAGACATCAGCCCCGCAACACTCAGGGCACTCTGGCATGCCAGATCCAGCATTGATGACAATTTCCGTCGCAATTTTGTTAACCAGCAATTATTTATTAATATTTTCCGCGAGCCGCGTGGCCTCACCCGCGTATTACGCCGGATGAATCAATACGGCGTATTAGGCCGCTTTATTCCGGAATTCGGGCAAATTGTAGGCCGCATGCAGCATGATTTATTTCATGTTTATACCGTGGATGAACATACCCTGATGGTATTACGTAATGTGCGGCGCTTTGCCGTAAATGCCTTTACCCACGAATACCCGATGTGTTCCCGGTTATTAGCCGAATTCGAGCGGCCCGAAGTTTTATATCTGGCAGCACTCTTTCACGATATTGGTAAAGGACGTGGCGGTGATCATTCTTTATTAGGCAAAGAGATCGCGGCCAAATGGTGTGCGAGCATGCCATTGCCTGGCGAAGATGCCCAGCTGATTACCTGGCTGGTAGAGCATCACCTCACAATGTCGGCTGTGGCGCAAAAGCAGGATGTGTATGATCCTGAAACTATTCAAGCCTTTGCCAGCTGGGTGGGAGATCAGCGCAAACTTACCGCCATTTACCTGCTGACCGTCGCCGATATTCGCGGCACCAGCCCCAAGGTATGGAATGCGTGGAAAGCCAAGCTGCTTGAAGATCTGTTTAAAGCCACTCAGCGCCTATTAAGCAGCCAGAATACCAGCACACGATCCTTGCTTGAAGAGCGCCAAGACGAAGCTTTACGGCTCATTCGCCTGCATGGCTTGCGCCAGGAAGCACATGAAGAATTCTGGAAAGTGCTTGATACTGTGTATTTCCTGCGCCACGATGCCAAAGAAATTGCCTGGCATACACGCATGCTGTTTTCCCGCACCAGCACAAACAAGCCCATTGTGTGCGCGCGGCTTTCAGAATCCGGTGAAGGCCTGCAAGTAATGGTGTATAGCGTAGATAAAAATGATTTATTTGCGCAAATCTGCAGTTTTTTTGAGCGTGCGGGCTATACCATTTTTGATGCACATATCCATACCACACAGCACAATTACGCACTGGATAGTTTTTATGTTTATATCCCCGATAATCGCGTTGATAATTATCGGGATTTAATTGCCTATATTGAATTTGAACTTGGTCAGCAATTAGAAAAAGAACAACCACTACCCTCCGTGCGAAAATCACGGATCTCCCGCCAGTTAAAGCATTTTCCAATCCAGCCCCATGTCATGATTCGTGCAGATGAGCGTGGAAAATATCATGTTTTATCCATTGCTGCGGGCGATAGAACAGGTTTATTGTCAACAATTGCCAGAGTACTGGCCAAAAATCGTATCGAAATCCAGTCTGCAAAAATTATGACTTTGGGTGAGCGGGCAGAAGATAATTTTCTAATCAGCGGGGAATTACTTAAAGATCAACATGCTTCCCGCGTACTGGAGGCCGAACTATTACACGCTATCCATGAGCATTAA
- a CDS encoding IS5 family transposase yields the protein MPRLMLSNELWSKLEKILLQHTIYNKPDLRITVEGMFYRMRVGCPWRDLPSAFGEWNSVYKRFNAWSVAGKWLNIFKALLIDPDFEWVFIDGSYAKAHQHSAGAASDQSEAIGKSRAGNTSKIHLAVDAYGLPIAFEITGGEINDCTAAPELIAQLPSAEVIIADKGYDSEYLRGLISAQGARSVIPRKRNSIKGNVDLDRGLYCYRHLVENAFARLKHYRAVAFRYDKLKRNYESVIAMACAFLWLPM from the coding sequence ATGCCCCGATTAATGCTCAGTAACGAGCTTTGGTCGAAGCTAGAAAAGATTCTGCTTCAACACACCATTTACAACAAGCCTGATTTACGAATTACCGTCGAAGGAATGTTTTACCGCATGCGCGTTGGCTGCCCGTGGCGGGATTTACCCAGCGCCTTTGGTGAATGGAATTCAGTCTATAAACGCTTTAATGCTTGGTCTGTAGCTGGGAAATGGCTCAATATTTTCAAAGCCTTACTGATCGACCCCGATTTTGAATGGGTATTCATTGATGGTAGCTATGCCAAGGCGCATCAACACAGCGCCGGGGCGGCCAGCGATCAATCTGAAGCGATTGGCAAAAGCCGTGCAGGGAACACCAGCAAAATTCATTTGGCGGTAGATGCTTATGGTTTGCCGATTGCCTTCGAAATTACCGGAGGCGAGATTAATGATTGTACTGCCGCCCCAGAGCTGATTGCCCAACTGCCTTCAGCCGAAGTGATCATCGCAGATAAGGGGTACGATAGTGAGTACCTTCGAGGACTGATTTCTGCGCAGGGTGCGCGATCAGTGATTCCCAGAAAACGTAATTCAATCAAAGGGAATGTGGATCTAGATCGTGGGCTGTATTGCTATCGACATTTGGTCGAGAATGCTTTTGCGCGATTGAAGCATTACCGCGCAGTGGCATTCCGATATGACAAGTTGAAGCGAAATTATGAAAGTGTCATAGCCATGGCGTGCGCATTTTTATGGCTACCGATGTGA